The Astyanax mexicanus isolate ESR-SI-001 chromosome 8, AstMex3_surface, whole genome shotgun sequence sequence TCAATTAAAGCCAAACAAATTGAATTTAAAAACCATATATAGATAAAaatattgagacacctgctcattcattattCTGTTCATTCACCTGGATGAACATGTTCTGGGCGGGTTgcggacagcttgtaaaaaataaatccattaaaaaaatgtttaaataattaatgctcatctaaTTTTGTACTCGTTGtgtccttatttattttgtgcagttttaatatttaattgtattgtagtaacttttatacacaTAGTTTTTATACATGTTTCcctaaacatttctttaaaaaatgctcttaaattcactttgcatttatacgtttgtttaaatgggtttttgaaagCTATTTTTCAAAATGCATGATAATGTAGCTCAATGCATGTGtcgtcaaacatttggacagttACTGAACTTTCAAATGTTGTTAATTGTGGAGTGATCTTATCCATGCAACGTTTTAAGGTCTGTTTATTAGTGTAGTAGTTCTATGTCTTAGGACAGAATTTTTTTCCAAAGCaggtttttgaaatgtttttgtaTACCTTTATTGGGgttaaagcttttttttgttgtcaaaaattatttaaatgttaacaTAAATGCAGCTACAGCGGTTGTGCACCAGGCAGTGCTGTACGCCAAATATGAACCTAATATAAACTCTCGCTTCTACACTTCTGGGCCACTAAAAAATTATCTACCAAACTAAAACTTCCTGTTACAGGATGACATCATGTCTCTGGACACGGAGAAGCAGACGCTGTACCTGCAGGTTTACAGACCAGTTTACTTCCAGCTGGTGGAGGTGTTGCTGCATAAGGCTCGTTTCCCCAGTGACCAGGAATTCACCTCATGGTCATCTGATGACAAGGAGCAGTTCAGAACCTACAGgtgaaaaatatttatatttgttattacagtataaatcgctggttcgaatcccggtcatgcagcttgtcatcagctgccggagtcctgagagagcacaattgggcttgctctctctggatgggcaGATGGACTACCCAATAAGTGTCATTCTTAAATTTTTTGACAATACATGAATACATTCAATAGATGTGAATGATGTTCATTGTGTTACAGAGTTGACATCTCAGACACTCTGATGTGCGTCTATGAGCTGCTTGGCCCGGAGCTGTTGCGTAACCTTTACGATAAACTGGGGGTGCTGCTGACGGACACCACACACTCGTCCTCGTGGCAGGTCAGTGCTTTACACACCCACATTCTTTTCAGTGGCTGAGGCTGAATAACAGCTGCGAATTGTTTCAGTAGAGCCTTCTCACACCCATTCAACTCTATACACAAtacaacatatatacagctctggaaaaaataagagaccatttaaaaatgatgagtttctttgattttaccaaattgaaaagctcaggaatataatcaagaggaagatggatgatcacaagccatcaaaccaaactgaactgcttgaatttgtgcaccaggagtgtaaaacataaaagttatccaaaagcagtgtgtaagactggtggaggagaacatgatgccaaaatgcatgaaaactgtgattaaaaaccaggattattccaccaaatattgatttctgaactggtTTGGAGATACACAGATTATGgatataattaatagtaaatgTAGCACAGTTAGCTTAACAGCCAAATTAAAGTAATTTATGTAATGGTGTATAAACACATGCAATTACATGCATGTAATTGTGTGAGTGTCTTTTTTGAATAGCGTAAAAGGAAAGTATGCATAGTATGAATGcgctattttaatatattaatgacAATGACAAGAAAAAATGCTTCCTTTTTCCTTTATCTCTGCCCCTCCCCACCATCTCCCTCTGTCTAATGGAGGATATAGAGGCTCTGCTGTACGGGTTTCAGTCCATAGCTGAGACGGTGGACGTCAGTTACTCTGATGTCATTCCTGGTCTGATTGGTCTTATCCCTCTCATCACTGCTACCAACGTTCAACTGGCCGAAACCATCATGCTCACAATAGGTACagcttctgctaaaatccacttttttatgTTCTTTGGGAAATAcagtcagataggagctaacagcgctaggaacagcatggcagttcatttctatgatatttgtgcaaataacacatcagtgttctatgatttttactttctggacctggactacccacctctgtgtgtaagtatctataggtttaaataggatctccggtggatttggcgttttacagagactctaagactaggtcagtggctgaactgcacttagcagggcattacacatgttgaaagtaacatataacatcgTTTCTGCCCCATCGccactcctccacaggactaaagcagtgttataccggatcaccggagcacttttattttttttttacaaaaaacagctcacaggaCATTTATTCATACCAGAGACCAcaactaaacatttaaaaatgtgttaaacatgatggaatgagacctttaacttattaattactattaaataactaaaaaagggTTTGGTGGGGTAACTGTTTTAACCATCAGTGATTTCTCACACACTGCTGTAGGGTCGCTGGCGGAGTGGCTGGCGGATCACTCCATCATGCTGGCCGGTGCTCTGCGTCTGGTCCTCCAGGCTCTATCCAACGCTGACCTCTCAGTCTCCACTGTCTCCACCCTGAAGAGGATCTGCCGTGAGTGTCGCCACCACCTGCGGCCTCACGCTAACGACATCCTGACAGCTTCACAGGTACAGATCACACTTCTGTTCCCAAGAAAAGAGTCAGACTTCATTCACTCTTCCTGCAAACTGATGTTCCTGCctgtgacttttttttgtcttgcaGGAGGTTCTGGTTAAACAGATCCATAAGGTAAGACCACAGCATCTTTGATCCACACTGCATCTCATTCTAGCAGCAAGTGCTGCTATTTAAATGAGTGAGTTTATctaaattagggctgtcaacattaaagcacCACCAATTTTGGCCCCAACTTCCGCTGTACCCCAACTTCTGCCCCGCCCAACACGTAGATTATTTTTCTAGATCTGGTCTCTATCCGAccaagctatcaaatatacttctttttaattgggTAAACTGCTttcatctgatatattagcctgataatatactgctatgtacaaactctgtctgtctctgctgctccatgctgtttacacactaaggaTGCGGTATGTGCAGCCGTGCGACTCTGCGCTGCACGTCTCATTGAAAACACtagtatttatttagtatttataaatatttgtattttaattgagaccgctaatataaatataatcgcattttacattcattcttttatttacatttaaatatccactataaaaaacctctgtcttaagaagaacaagcgcaattaatcgcagttaatcacagaatattgtcgtgattaatctgataaaaaaacattttaatcgattgacaccactaatataaatataactgcatttaacatttcttacattcattattttatttatatttagatataCACTATaaaatcttaagaagaacaagtgcgattaatcacagttaagcaCAGATTatagttgtgattaatctgaataaataaacacagtgaaACCTATGCACATTACATTGGATGGCTGTCTGTGCCTATCCTTTACTTTGTTGAGGTTCTGGTATTtacttttgttttaaaatattatttttactttttctctctcgttgtttgttttttgtaatattttcttCAGACCACTCAGATCATGTGGCTGATGCAGGCTCTGGGTTATCTGCTGTCATCTCTTCCTGATGAGGAGATTCTGGGGAAgctcctctctctgctctctccacACATCCAGCAGCTGGAGAGACTAGCCAACGAGACAGTAAGATGAGCattgattttatataatttttacctGCTACTGTTTTCCTAAAGAAACCTTTAGGGGTATCCACAAACATATGGACATCAAATTGTAGGATCAGTTACATTACAAACATGCTACATGCTTTCATCTCTCATGGCTGGGTCAGTTTTTATAGAGGACACCAGTCAATAGAATCTAAATTGTAAGCTAACCTCTGTGTTTTTTATGTCCGTTTGTTGATTTTCTTTTCTATATCAAGCCCAGTCCGGCTAGTAAACTCTCCACTCTTCACATTCTGGGCCTCATCTCCAGCATCTTCTCCACTTTAGACCTGAACACACAAAGAGAGGGACAGGAGGACAGCAGGAACTCTCACTTTCAGCCTCACGCCAACCCAGTAAGCCAAAACATGTAGTTTTTAGCTGATCTTCTccagttttttatattattgacAACCATATTAATAAAGCTTGTTGTTTATCGACATTGATATCATTGGACGACTACTGAATATTGTGAACTGTTCTTTCGGTGTTCTCTCTCTGTCAGGTTGTAGTCGTGCTACAGCAGGTTTTCCCTCTTATCCAGACTCTTCTGAGTAAGTGGCTTAAGGAGACTGAGGTAGTGACGGTAAGATAATGTAGATGTGCACTATCCACTGTACTTAATATTCTGTTCTTTAATACAGTATCACCACTAAtatttactaatatatatatatatatatatatatatatatatatatatacacacatattgtGTACTTTTTTTCTACAGGCTGCCTGTGCTGTTTTTGAGAAATCCCTAAAGACCCTCATCCGTGACTTTGCCCCCCTTGTTGGTCAGCtctgtgagctgattggtcagttgTTCAGCTCTTATCCACAAGCCTGTGCTTTGGACCTCACACGACAGGTAGCATCAAAAGCATTACACATCAGACATTAATGTATTCATCACATATTTCTTATTCAATTAAATTGGCAGATTATATTTTTACTTACGGCACATACTTTCCAATGGTGCTTTTCCCATGCATGCTACCATTTTTGAAATTTGCTactttttgtgttcttttttaaaaatcttGCTTAGTGCTGATTGGCTTGAGAGAAGTGTCACTTTACATGATACTTAAAAAACACCAACAGAGAGTTGAAACACAATCCCTTCAGCAGTCTCTGGTCGTGGTACCAAGCATTGGGAAAGCACCATCAACTCACCAATAACAGGCTAATCAGGTAATGAGCTGAATCAGAGAGAAAGTAACTAACTGAAAAagtaagggcgttttcacacagCACGATTTGGTCTGGTTTAAGcgtactctggtttgtttgtacccttatttgctatatttactttcttgctcccgcgccagacagctcCAATCAGAcaaatcagaggagacgatgtgcttgtgtggtttgttggtgcgcattttggcgtgtttaggttttttttatgcctgtgtgaaaccaaaccaaacagagggagaaacgctccaaataaacaaactcatcaactgatccggattatagaaactttcacaactacaggtttGAAAACGCTCTAAACGTATCAGTCTAGGAGGAAATGAGAAACTGGAAACTAGTCAAAAGTGAGAAAATGTACCTGTGTAAACAATGGTTTATGGTCTTCTCTTTTGATCATAGTTGGTTCATGTATTTGCCTGTGAAAAGGAGCATTTCCCACCAATCGCAGCTCTTCTAGAACTCGTCACAAGCATCACCATGGCAATTTTTCAGCATGGTAAGACttctacacttaaaaaaaaggtaTGAACATGCATGTATGCATGCATGAGGTATGTGGGCGAGTGTGAAGGTTCGTCATATTcatcatttattaatattataaacacGGCTCTTTATGAAACCAAAATTTTTCTTCAGTGGCATCattcatgtgtatttgttctctgtattttattcagtaagtgtgtgttgtgtgtaaataCTGTTCCAGGTGCTCGAGATCATCCTGATGTGGCAGACTCATTCATGCAGCTTCACACACAGGTTAGATATGGAGATTTCACTTGTATTTGAAGGAGATTTATCTGATTTATCTGTACTTGTTCTGTAAAAATATCTTCTTTGATGCAGGTTATGAAAAGGAAGCCTGATGTGTATCTTACAGGGGGTCTGGATATAAAAGTGGTTTTCTATTGTGGTGAGcataatttttaatattaattcagTGTTAAATCTCATAAAagttacatataataatataatatctgcCTTTTTTTGTCTCTGTAGGGATTTTATCATTCAAATTTCCAGAGACGCCTACTGTGAAGTCTACTTGTTTATTATTTGTAAGTCAATATCTAATAAAAACAAAGGTTTAATTAATCTAAActcttttttatcccattttttacccaattttcaaggccaattacccaacccactcattaggactccccctatcacacaTCATAGTGATTATTTATGACACTCGTTTTTCCTGTTATGTTCAGACAGAGCTGATTTCTCACTGTGAGGATCTACCAGAGGTGAGGGAAGTGCTACAGGAGGATGGTCTTCTGCTGCTCCAAACCCTGCTGGAGGTCAGACCTGATCATTGCAACTGATCACACTCAGAAAATAATCCAAAGTAGACCAGTTCAGTAAAAtgctgcttacacacacacacacacacacagacgagctCCACTGTGCAAATCTAgcatttaactcaacaataaataaattataaaatgtatataattttcctttaaatgagctgctggtgtatcttcacagcgtgaacatgcaggtcagtatctgtctctgct is a genomic window containing:
- the ipo13a gene encoding importin-13 — protein: MSSVPVQQPSDSTEFTVEAVERALQQLYYDPDMTQKNVAQKWLSQAQASPQAWLFCWALLRPDKVPEIQFFGASTLHAKITRHWTDLPAEQHESLRSQLIAEVGRFSCGPKMVLTRLCVALASLILHNLLDSWTTAVPDLLRAFQGGEGSVEVDVRHQALLEVLVVLPEELQIRKLPAERRAHLQRALAQEWSSLCPILRQILRKETTAGQVKERVLRCLSSWLALDVDLGESEGLLQDSFTLLKERELFDTAVETLVSAISQCDCQRFVDSLLKMMPQVLALQEPLKKSVQDRDMETCHGICRIAVALGETHCRTLLEQVDQWQGFQALVSMILSCTGMPGHYPVDETSSSLTLTFWYTLQDDIMSLDTEKQTLYLQVYRPVYFQLVEVLLHKARFPSDQEFTSWSSDDKEQFRTYRVDISDTLMCVYELLGPELLRNLYDKLGVLLTDTTHSSSWQDIEALLYGFQSIAETVDVSYSDVIPGLIGLIPLITATNVQLAETIMLTIGSLAEWLADHSIMLAGALRLVLQALSNADLSVSTVSTLKRICRECRHHLRPHANDILTASQEVLVKQIHKTTQIMWLMQALGYLLSSLPDEEILGKLLSLLSPHIQQLERLANETPSPASKLSTLHILGLISSIFSTLDLNTQREGQEDSRNSHFQPHANPVVVVLQQVFPLIQTLLSKWLKETEVVTAACAVFEKSLKTLIRDFAPLVGQLCELIGQLFSSYPQACALDLTRQLVHVFACEKEHFPPIAALLELVTSITMAIFQHGARDHPDVADSFMQLHTQVMKRKPDVYLTGGLDIKVVFYCGILSFKFPETPTVKSTCLLFTELISHCEDLPEVREVLQEDGLLLLQTLLESIGGQSRGLLEHQSEVMFSVSRYCPTLLSLQLRDALQPPGFPSALLTPEQKEHFCQQVLREQLSKWKMRDVIKEFSLLCQGLPGVEYAASY